One window of Lacerta agilis isolate rLacAgi1 chromosome 14, rLacAgi1.pri, whole genome shotgun sequence genomic DNA carries:
- the LOC117058514 gene encoding toll-like receptor 12 isoform X1: MAKHAVLAPGWRSKERDGSPFWRSCWNKLEARRVASIFLLHLFLSPPFCKATLTSKCQITEGWLRPHTSEPLSLCLSASDAGLVAFCSNVTSLQEDLTTVPELVSALCLSGSAVIYERAFSSFPELNHLSINLKAPVISPRAFLGLDKLQYLSIHHSDTGCSNSSIPTQAFHQLDQLQTLNMKGIYLTGQRGINLPSHLKSLSISRCCLGQFSELFNIFPSLQSVPHVSVDNCEIGRFPRSWYLRQHPNLSSSVVPSSQLQERTVLYSQNKSSLQSLVLSHFPLALSELLSLEIKELASLSLEKTHHMHENQTFQVCALASRFSLRSLTFSLNYYKNFSSEELPGCYSVENLVLEDNKMEQVDPLLLYKLFYLQLLDLSGNNLYWNLCPLEYEKMNFNSRLRILDFSGNRFKSPHSTTFSCLPYLETLSLNDCGFENIPVSAFSRLGQLKVLNLRNNRLRNLANASFYKLSSLVSLDLCDNPITQFERDSFQGLAFLRELQIGFPNLQEGEETLRFSVINVESLVLQNFSSIALYNPPQSDFASVQNMTLSGCFEFYNLSHNTFFPTVRLMHWEPALECVSSKPLHLLFPVLEQLVYKYKLEAIYTEWNFNMSHLSKLQLLEVHNLPEEPYGSSAPEMQSLFMDLPQVEALRVVNSNIRYISAKFFRRKCKLKQLVLEKEAFLELDSDIQDQILGQMPLRYLHFSSVTFRCDCSSAWLIDWAIRRKEVYVFGLEHADCLDVQRREKKGNYLSFIQQNCSQDFGFLLFVSTSSMLFLLISLPILKATCGSELLFLIYILRAWWHGLLNNRKGQRFEYDAFVSYSSQDQEWVLQHLVPNLEQKGPPFLKLCLHNRDFVVGKAIVDNIMESLYSSYKTICVVSRHSLNSSWCSVEMTLATYRLVAEREDTLILVFMEHISRYRLSAYHRLAKLVKRKAYLDWPQEPAAQAAFWDRLRKILKQHCGGEEPKL, encoded by the coding sequence AGAGATGGAAGCCCTTTTTGGAGGAGCTGCTGGAATAAATTGGAAGCAAGAAGAGTGGCCAGCATCTTCCTGCTCCACCTGTTTCTGAGCCCACCTTTCTGCAAGGCGACGCTCACCAGCAAATGTCAGATCACTGAGGGCTGGCTACGGCCACACACATCTGAACCCCTAtccctctgtctctctgcttcaGATGCGGGTCTGGTTGCATTCTGCAGCAATGTCACCTCCTTGCAAGAAGATCTGACTACTGTTCCTGAGCTGGTGAGTGCTCTTTGTCTCTCAGGGAGTGCTGTCATTTATGAACGAGCTTTCTCGTCCTTTCCAGAACTTAATCACCTGAGCATCAATTTGAAGGCACCTGTTATCTCACCCAGGGCTTTCCTCGGCCTGGACAAGCTACAATACTTATCAATCCACCACTCAGATACAGGCTGCAGCAACAGCTCCATCCCAACTCAAGCCTTCCACCAATTAGACCAACTACAGACTTTGAACATGAAGGGCATCTATCTCACAGGACAACGAGGGATAAATCTTCCAAGTCACTTAAAATCACTTTCCATTTCCAGATGCTGCTTAGGCCAATTTTCAGAGCTGTTCAACATTTTTCCATCTTTGCAATCAGTGCCTCATGTGTCTGTAGATAACTGTGAAATAGGGAGGTTTCCCCGCTCTTGGTATCTGAGGCAACATCCTAACTTATCAAGCTCTGTGGTCCCATCTTCTCAATTACAGGAAAGAACAGTTCTTTATTCTCAGAACAAAAGCTCACTTCAGTCCCTGGTGCTTAGCCATTTTCCTCTGGCCCTCAGTGAGCTTCTATCCTTAGAAATAAAAGAGCTTGCTTCACTTTCGTTGGAGAAGACACACCACATGCATGAGAACCAGACTTTTCAGGTCTGTGCTCTGGCCTCCCGTTTCTCTCTCCGATCTCTGACATTCTCATTGAATTACTACAAAAACTTCAGCAGTGAAGAGCTTCCTGGCTGCTACTCTGTGGAGAATTTGGTACTTGAGGATAATAAAATGGAGCAAGTAGATCCCTTGCTTCTGTATAAGCTCTTCTATCTCCAGCTGTTAGATCTTTCTGGAAATAATCTTTACTGGAACCTTTGCCCACTGGAGTATGAGAAGATGAACTTTAACTCCCGGCTGAGGATTCTTGATTTCTCTGGTAACAGATTTAAAAGTCCCCACTCTACTACGTTCTCCTGCCTGCCATACTTAGAGACACTCTCACTCAATGACTGTGGGTTTGAGAACATTCCAGTATCTGCCTTCTCTAGACTTGGTCAACTTAAGGTTTTAAATCTGAGAAACAATCGATTACGCAACCTTGCAAATGCCTCTTTCTACAAACTGTCCAGCCTGGTCTCTTTGGACTTGTGTGACAATCCCATCACACAGTTTGAAAGAGATTCATTCCAGGGTTTGGCTTTTTTAAGAGAACTCCAAATAGGCTTTCCAAATTTGCAGGAAGGGGAAGAAACCCTGAGATTCTCAGTGATAAATGTAGAAAGTCTTGTACTGCAAAATTTTTCATCAATTGCCTTATACAATCCGCCACAGTCTGACTTTGCTTCAGTGCAGAATATGACTCTAAGTGGCTGCTTTGAATTTTACAACTTGTCTCATAACACATTTTTCCCCACTGTGCGATTGATGCATTGGGAGCCAGCTTTGGAATGTGTTTCTTCTAAGCCCCTCCATCTGCTTTTCCCTGTGCTGGAGCAGCTTGTTTATAAGTATAAGTTAGAAGCAATATATACTGAATGGAATTTCAACATGTCACATCTGTCCAAGCTGCAACTGCTTGAGGTGCACAACCTGCCTGAAGAACCTTACGGTTCCTCTGCGCCAGAGATGCAGTCCCTCTTCATGGATCTGCCCCAAGTAGAGGCCCTGAGAGTGGTGAACAGCAACATCAGGTACATCTCAGCGAAGTTCTTCAGAAGAAAGTGCAAACTCAAGCAACTCGTGCTAGAGAAGGAGGCCTTCCTGGAACTTGACAGTGACATTCAGGATCAAATACTAGGACAAATGCCTCTCCGCTACTTGCATTTCTCCAGTGTCACCTTCAGGTGTGACTGCTCAAGTGCCTGGCTCATTGACTGGGCCATCAGAAGGAAAGAGGTTTATGTATTTGGGCTGGAGCATGCAGACTGTCTGGATGtccaaaggagagaaaagaaaggcaaCTATCTGTCTTTCATACAGCAGAACTGTAGTCAGGATTTTGGCTTCCTCCTTTTTGTTTCTACCTCCTCGATGCTGTTCCTCCTTATTTCACTCCCCATCCTGAAAGCTACTTGTGGCTCAGAGCTTCTTTTCCTGATCTACATCCTGAGAGCATGGTGGCATGGACTGCTGAATAACAGAAAAGGTCAGAGGTTTGAGTATGATGCTTTTGTGTCCTACAGCAGTCAGGACCAGGAGTGGGTGTTGCAGCACTTGGTGCCCAATCTGGAGCAGAAGGGACCCCCCTTCCTGAAGCTCTGTCTCCACAACCGGGACTTTGTGGTGGGCAAGGCCATTGTGGACAATATCATGGAGAGTCTTTACAGCAGCTACAAGACCATCTGTGTTGTCAGCCGCCATTCCCTCAACAGTTCCTGGTGTTCTGTGGAGATGACCCTGGCCACATATCGTCTTGTGGCTGAGCGAGAGGATACGTTGATCCTAGTGTTCATGGAGCACATCTCCAGATACCGACTCTCAGCCTATCATCGTCTGGCAAAGCTGGTGAAGAGGAAGGCGTATCTAGACTGGCCTCAGGAGCCAGCTGCCCAGGCTGCATTTTGGGATAGGTTGAGGAAGATACTGAAGCAGCACTGTGGTGGGGAGGAGCCGAAGCTTTAA
- the LOC117058514 gene encoding toll-like receptor 12 isoform X2: protein MKGIYLTGQRGINLPSHLKSLSISRCCLGQFSELFNIFPSLQSVPHVSVDNCEIGRFPRSWYLRQHPNLSSSVVPSSQLQERTVLYSQNKSSLQSLVLSHFPLALSELLSLEIKELASLSLEKTHHMHENQTFQVCALASRFSLRSLTFSLNYYKNFSSEELPGCYSVENLVLEDNKMEQVDPLLLYKLFYLQLLDLSGNNLYWNLCPLEYEKMNFNSRLRILDFSGNRFKSPHSTTFSCLPYLETLSLNDCGFENIPVSAFSRLGQLKVLNLRNNRLRNLANASFYKLSSLVSLDLCDNPITQFERDSFQGLAFLRELQIGFPNLQEGEETLRFSVINVESLVLQNFSSIALYNPPQSDFASVQNMTLSGCFEFYNLSHNTFFPTVRLMHWEPALECVSSKPLHLLFPVLEQLVYKYKLEAIYTEWNFNMSHLSKLQLLEVHNLPEEPYGSSAPEMQSLFMDLPQVEALRVVNSNIRYISAKFFRRKCKLKQLVLEKEAFLELDSDIQDQILGQMPLRYLHFSSVTFRCDCSSAWLIDWAIRRKEVYVFGLEHADCLDVQRREKKGNYLSFIQQNCSQDFGFLLFVSTSSMLFLLISLPILKATCGSELLFLIYILRAWWHGLLNNRKGQRFEYDAFVSYSSQDQEWVLQHLVPNLEQKGPPFLKLCLHNRDFVVGKAIVDNIMESLYSSYKTICVVSRHSLNSSWCSVEMTLATYRLVAEREDTLILVFMEHISRYRLSAYHRLAKLVKRKAYLDWPQEPAAQAAFWDRLRKILKQHCGGEEPKL, encoded by the coding sequence ATGAAGGGCATCTATCTCACAGGACAACGAGGGATAAATCTTCCAAGTCACTTAAAATCACTTTCCATTTCCAGATGCTGCTTAGGCCAATTTTCAGAGCTGTTCAACATTTTTCCATCTTTGCAATCAGTGCCTCATGTGTCTGTAGATAACTGTGAAATAGGGAGGTTTCCCCGCTCTTGGTATCTGAGGCAACATCCTAACTTATCAAGCTCTGTGGTCCCATCTTCTCAATTACAGGAAAGAACAGTTCTTTATTCTCAGAACAAAAGCTCACTTCAGTCCCTGGTGCTTAGCCATTTTCCTCTGGCCCTCAGTGAGCTTCTATCCTTAGAAATAAAAGAGCTTGCTTCACTTTCGTTGGAGAAGACACACCACATGCATGAGAACCAGACTTTTCAGGTCTGTGCTCTGGCCTCCCGTTTCTCTCTCCGATCTCTGACATTCTCATTGAATTACTACAAAAACTTCAGCAGTGAAGAGCTTCCTGGCTGCTACTCTGTGGAGAATTTGGTACTTGAGGATAATAAAATGGAGCAAGTAGATCCCTTGCTTCTGTATAAGCTCTTCTATCTCCAGCTGTTAGATCTTTCTGGAAATAATCTTTACTGGAACCTTTGCCCACTGGAGTATGAGAAGATGAACTTTAACTCCCGGCTGAGGATTCTTGATTTCTCTGGTAACAGATTTAAAAGTCCCCACTCTACTACGTTCTCCTGCCTGCCATACTTAGAGACACTCTCACTCAATGACTGTGGGTTTGAGAACATTCCAGTATCTGCCTTCTCTAGACTTGGTCAACTTAAGGTTTTAAATCTGAGAAACAATCGATTACGCAACCTTGCAAATGCCTCTTTCTACAAACTGTCCAGCCTGGTCTCTTTGGACTTGTGTGACAATCCCATCACACAGTTTGAAAGAGATTCATTCCAGGGTTTGGCTTTTTTAAGAGAACTCCAAATAGGCTTTCCAAATTTGCAGGAAGGGGAAGAAACCCTGAGATTCTCAGTGATAAATGTAGAAAGTCTTGTACTGCAAAATTTTTCATCAATTGCCTTATACAATCCGCCACAGTCTGACTTTGCTTCAGTGCAGAATATGACTCTAAGTGGCTGCTTTGAATTTTACAACTTGTCTCATAACACATTTTTCCCCACTGTGCGATTGATGCATTGGGAGCCAGCTTTGGAATGTGTTTCTTCTAAGCCCCTCCATCTGCTTTTCCCTGTGCTGGAGCAGCTTGTTTATAAGTATAAGTTAGAAGCAATATATACTGAATGGAATTTCAACATGTCACATCTGTCCAAGCTGCAACTGCTTGAGGTGCACAACCTGCCTGAAGAACCTTACGGTTCCTCTGCGCCAGAGATGCAGTCCCTCTTCATGGATCTGCCCCAAGTAGAGGCCCTGAGAGTGGTGAACAGCAACATCAGGTACATCTCAGCGAAGTTCTTCAGAAGAAAGTGCAAACTCAAGCAACTCGTGCTAGAGAAGGAGGCCTTCCTGGAACTTGACAGTGACATTCAGGATCAAATACTAGGACAAATGCCTCTCCGCTACTTGCATTTCTCCAGTGTCACCTTCAGGTGTGACTGCTCAAGTGCCTGGCTCATTGACTGGGCCATCAGAAGGAAAGAGGTTTATGTATTTGGGCTGGAGCATGCAGACTGTCTGGATGtccaaaggagagaaaagaaaggcaaCTATCTGTCTTTCATACAGCAGAACTGTAGTCAGGATTTTGGCTTCCTCCTTTTTGTTTCTACCTCCTCGATGCTGTTCCTCCTTATTTCACTCCCCATCCTGAAAGCTACTTGTGGCTCAGAGCTTCTTTTCCTGATCTACATCCTGAGAGCATGGTGGCATGGACTGCTGAATAACAGAAAAGGTCAGAGGTTTGAGTATGATGCTTTTGTGTCCTACAGCAGTCAGGACCAGGAGTGGGTGTTGCAGCACTTGGTGCCCAATCTGGAGCAGAAGGGACCCCCCTTCCTGAAGCTCTGTCTCCACAACCGGGACTTTGTGGTGGGCAAGGCCATTGTGGACAATATCATGGAGAGTCTTTACAGCAGCTACAAGACCATCTGTGTTGTCAGCCGCCATTCCCTCAACAGTTCCTGGTGTTCTGTGGAGATGACCCTGGCCACATATCGTCTTGTGGCTGAGCGAGAGGATACGTTGATCCTAGTGTTCATGGAGCACATCTCCAGATACCGACTCTCAGCCTATCATCGTCTGGCAAAGCTGGTGAAGAGGAAGGCGTATCTAGACTGGCCTCAGGAGCCAGCTGCCCAGGCTGCATTTTGGGATAGGTTGAGGAAGATACTGAAGCAGCACTGTGGTGGGGAGGAGCCGAAGCTTTAA